From Pararhizobium sp. A13:
TGCTTTCGCTCGTCTCGTTCGTCGGGGGAGGGGCGGTCGGCCTGCTCCTGCTTTTCGTGCGCATCAGCACGCGCAAGGCGACGAGGGCCTTCGCCAAATACTACATCGAGCTGTTCCAGGGAACACCGCTCCTGATGCAGCTTTTCATTGCCTTCTTCGGCCTTGGCCTGTTCGGCATCGATGTTCCAGCCTGGCTTGCAGCAGGTCTGGCGCTCATCCTGTGGACCGCCTCGTTCCTTGCCGAAATCTGGCGGGGCTGCGTTGAATCGATCGCCAAGGGACAATGGGAGGCGTCCGCCAGTCTCGGCATGGGGCGGCTGCAGCAGATGCGCTACGTCATCTTTCCGCAGGCGCTGAAGATCGCCGTGCCGCCGACCGTCGGCTTCTCGGTCCAGGTCGTCAAAGGCACGGCGCTGACCTCGATCATCGGCTTCGTCGAACTGTCGAAGGCCGGAACCGTCGTCACCAACGCCACCTTCCAGCCCTTTACCGTCTACGGCCTCGTCGCCCTCATCTATTTCGCGCTCTGCTGGCCCCTGTCCAGGAGCAGCCAAATTCTCGAAAGGAAGCTCAATGTCGCTCATCGAAATCACTGAGGTCCGCAAAAGCTACGGCACCAACGAGGTTCTGAAGGGGATCAATCTCGATGTCGAGCCCGGCGAGGTCATCGCCATCATCGGCAAGAGCGGATCGGGCAAGTCGACACTGCTGCGCTGCATCAACGGGCTGGAATCGATTACGCAGGGCTCGATCTCCGTCGCCGGCGCGCAGCTGCTCGACGACGAGGTGCATCTGAAGGCGCTGCGGCTGAAGGTCGGGATGATCTTCCAGCAGTTCAACCTCTTTCCGCATCTGACGGTCGGCGGCAACGTCATTCTCTCCCAGACCGTCGTCAAGAAGACCGCGAAAGTGGAAGCCGAGGCGATGGCGCGCAAGATGCTCGACCGGGTCGGACTGGGGCACAAGTTCGATGCCTATCCGGACGAGCTTTCGGGCGGCCAGCAGCAGCGCGTGGCGATCGCTCGGGCGCTCGCCATGCAGCCGATTGCGCTTCTCTGTGACGAAATCACCTCGGCGCTCGATCCCGAACTGGTGTCGGAGGTGCTGGCGGTCGTCCGCGAGCTTGCGGCGGAAGGCATGACGCTCCTGATGGTGACGCACGAGATGAAGTTCGCCCGCGACGTCTGCTCAAGGGTCGTCTTCATGCACCAGGGGCGGGTGCACGAGATCGGGCCGCCGCAAGAGGTGTTCAACAGCCCGAAGACGCCGGAACTGCAGCAGTTTCTCGGGGTGCATTGAGGGGGGCGCGGCTGAGGCGGTGCGAGGCGTGGGCCAGGTTCTGCACCCGGCCCAACAGGCCACCTTCTCCCCCCGGGCAGAGAGTGACGCTTGCCGCGCCAACGAACCTGCCATCTATGTTTGTCCACCGATCCGATGCATCGGCAAATCATGCGCGATATAATTGTCTTGTATGTAAGCTGCAATTAGCGCATGTTTCGTGCTTCGGCAGCATTTTATGCGGGCGCTGCCGCTTGAGGGCCTTCATACCCTAGCCTCAAAAAAGGAGGACATCTTGTCTTCCATCATCCAGCAAGATTTTATCGATTCCATAGAGCTGAGATCCATCGACCGAACCCGCCACTGTGGCGTGGACTTGAAGCCGCCGGCTGCGACGTTGGCTGAGCGCTCCGAGCTGATATATTTTCTGCACAACCGGTTCAGACTTTCCGTGCGGATCAAGAATCCGCCTTTCCTGGGGAGCGGTGCGGATCAGCCCTTCTCGGATATGAACACGCCCTGTGTTTCCAAGGCGGGAATTGCGGTCTACACTTGGAAGAATGGGCGAAGCGCCCCCCATCAGGTCGTAAAACACTCAGTAGTAGACGGGGTGGGACCCGAAAATGTTTAGGCCCAGTTCAGCTGTCGCGCCGGTGGTGGCGCTGTTCCTGATCAAGTCGTCCCTGGTCTTGTCCCTGGCCCTCATCGCCTATTTCGCCATGCGGTAATTGTTTCCGCCTCATGCAAATCGAAAGTGCGTAATGACTCTGTCGTTTCCGAATAGTGCCCGCAGTTATGACGAGACCAAAATGCGTGTCCGGTTTACCGGCTACGATGGCATGTTTGAGGTCAAATTCTTCGTGACCGCCGACGTTCTTGCCAAAGGACTGGTTTTACGGACCGCGGTGGAGCGAGACTATCTCGACGCGTTCGACAAGATGCGTCCCAAAATCCTGGACGTTGCGAAACGCGCATACAATGGCAAGCGGCAAGCAATGGTGCTTCTGGATTTGTCGAACTTCAGATAATCCCGCCCAAAAAACATCCGTCCGGCAAAGCGCCCCCGCCGCCTATCCTGCGCGCCATGCCTCCTGATTCTGTGAAAGTCCCGAACGGCGCGAGTTCTGTTGTGGCAGGCGAGGACGTCGCGGCGGATGGGCGTGCGGGCACGACAGATAGCGAGGCCGCCGCCCCCATACAGCCCAAAACACGCGGCGGCCTCTAACCCTGCCCAGGGCTGGAAGTATGACGATCGCGCATCAGGAATTATTCATGGCCGCCGCTAGTTTTGCATGCGCTTTGCCGGAACCTGTTTTTCCAGTTTTTTGGCGTAGCGGATCAGATGGGCTCCGAGTTCCTTGGCCGCGGCCGGAGACATTGCGACCTGAAGCTGATGCGGAGAAAGTTCCGTGTCCCGGTACAAATCCCATTCCTTCTTGGAGATAGCGTACCCGACCCGCATGATGATGTGATACGGGTCCGCGGTGGCCGTGCCCCATTCCAGGAGGGTATAGGCTTTCAGTTTGTTTTCGAGGTCGACATCCCATTTCGACATGTCGTTTTCGCTCACGGCAAGAGCCTTCCCCATGGTCGTTTCATCACGTTGCTGTTGACGATACTGCGCGTTGGTTACTGTCAATAATTACCTGTAAATCTTTGAAAGTGCGCTCCCCTTTTAGACGTAAACGCCATCCGGAAAAGGAGAGATGCCGACCATGAGCATGAACGCCCACATGCAAGCAGCTACCGTCGGCAGCGATCAGGACAGCTTTTGTCGGGGGGCTGGAGGCGCTTGCGGCGCATCCTTGCTACCACCAATGTGCTCGACCCCATGGCCGCCTAGCGTGACTGCCCGCTCGGGAGTTTGACGCCGATCCAGCCTGTCATCGCCTGTCACCTCATCATCCGCAGCCGGCCCTTGTCGAAAATATCCGTCTGGCTAACCCCGGCCTCGCCACGTATCCTCCGCGCCATGGCTCCTGATTCTGTGAAAGTCCCGAAACTGTCGCTGACGGAAACGATCTTCGGGTTGTTGCTGCGGCTGGTTGCGGTCGCATGTTTCTGGTTCGGGCTCAATTACTGGGCGCTTCTGATCGGCTTCTCGTTCGAGGGGAGCGGGCGGTTCGATCTGTTGCCGGTACCCTGGCGCGTGGCGGCCACGGCGCTCGCGGTGGTCTATCCGGTGGCGGCACTCGGCCTGTGGCTTCTGGTCTCCTGGGGGCCGGTGCTCTGGGTGGTCGCGGCCGCCGCGGAGGTCACCATGTTCGGCTTCTATCCGGAGATCTTCGGGAAGAAGCCGATGCTGCTGATGATGCATGGCGCGGTCGCCGTCACCTTCGTGCTTTTTCGGCTTGCGATCGTCTACCAGCGGGCCAAACAGGCCAGAGCTGCAAGAAATGATTTACCCTGAGACAAGGGCTGTGGATGGTAAGGCGCTGTTAAGGCTGTAGTTTAAGTCGAATTTTATACGTATTCGATAATGTCTCACTCAAGGCGGGAAGAGAAACATACACCGCCAAACAAAACAGTGAGGCAGTCATCATGAACACCAAAATGAAACCGCAGGCCGTTGCCGTCAAAGATCCGCATGAAGACGCGATCCGTTCGCTCTACATGGAATCCCTCCACCTCGTCGAGCGCCTTCACCGCCGTCTCCTTGACGTCATCAAGGACGAATTCGACCGCTCCGGCCGCTCGGACGTCAACGCCGTCCAGGCGCTTCTCCTCTTCAACATCGGCAATTCCGAACTGACGGCCGGCGAACTGCGCTCGCGCGGTTATTACCTCGGCTCCAACGTATCCTACAATGTTAAAAAGCTGGTTGATCTCGGCTTCATCAACCACCAGCGCTCGCGCATCGACCGCCGCTCGGTCCGCATCAGCCTGACGGACGACGGCCAGGAGATCGCCGAAACGGTCGCCAAACTCTACGAACGCCATATCGGCTCGATCCAGAAGGTCGGCGGCATCGGCACCGACGAGTTCGGCCAGATGAACAAGCTCCTGCAGCGTCTCGACCGCTTCTGGAACGATACGATGCTCTACAAGCTGTAGGCGCCGCCGGCGCCTGCAAAATCGTGATGCATTGCTGACGGGTGCGCGGGGAGCGCACCCGTTCGCGCTTCTGGAGGCAGGGCTGAAAGACTGGTGACGGCCTCAGGCGTGCGTCGCAAAAGTACGCTTTAAAAATCTGAATAGTCTCAATGGTTGTATTTGGTGTCGTCGCTTAAGCGATGTTTTTGACGAGCAGTCAGGGCGGCATGCGGGCGCGGAACCTGGGTGTTGCCGAAATCCCGCGACAATCAGGGCGCGAGCCGATGCGTCGCGCTGCGGCTGCAAGGCGACACGAATTGGCCATATTGCTGTGACAGCGACGACGGACACGAAAATGCGAGCCTGAGGGTTCTCGCTCCTCCTGCTGCCGCAGCGTCGCGGACGGCACATCGCGGTCACGATCTCGCGAATGTGAACTGCGGCTTGGGGGATATGGTTTGCGTTTGTTAACTGTATTTGTGATAGCGCTGCGTTTGCGCCGCAGCATTGGATGGTAGGACCTATGTCGAAGAAAAACGGAATTGATGCTTTCTCACGCCGCAGCTTCCTGGCCTCGGCCGCAGCCTTCGGCGCGGCGACATGGGCCGGCGGCGCACTTGCGCAGGATGCGCTCGACGAGATCATCAATGCACCGCGTCGCGGCGCCTGGGACGACCAGTTCGACGCCAAGGCATCGCGAAGCGCCACCGCCGTTGTTTCCAACACGCCGATCTTCGGCATGGATACGCTTGCCAACACGCAGAACGCCGTTGCACAATACCAGCAGATCGTATCCGCCGGCGGCTGGCCGCAGGTCAATTCCTCCGTTCGCCTGGAGATGGGCGTTTCCGATCCGTCCGTACAGGCTCTGCGCCAGCGCCTGATCATTTCCGGTGACCTTTCGCAGTCCGCCGGGATTTCCAACGCGTTCGACAGCTATGTCGACGGCGCGGTCAAGCGCTTCCAGGCCCGCCACGGCCTGCCTGCCGACGGCGTGCTCGGCGAATATTCCATGAAGGCGATGAACATTGCCGCGGATGTTCGCTTGCAGCAGTTGAATACCAATATTGTCCGCCTCCAGTCGATGTCGGGCGACCTCGGCAGCCGCTACGTGGTGGTGAACATTCCGGCTGCCTATATCGAAGCCGTCGAAAACGGCCGCGTGGCGACGCGCCATACGGCCGTCGTCGGCCGTATCAGCCGTCCGACCCACATCATCAACTCGAAGATCTACGAGGTCATCCTCAATCCCTATTGGACGTCTCCGCGCTCGATCGTCGAAAAGGACATCGTTCCGTTGATGCGCAAGGATCCGGAATATCTGAAGAAGAATTCGATCCGCCTCATCGACGGACAGGGCAACGAGGTCGCTCCCGAAACGATCGACTGGAATGCCGAAAAGGCACCGAACCTGACGTTCCGCCAGGATCCCGGCAAGACCAACGCCATGGCCTCGACGAAGATCAATTTCCATAACGAGAACAACGAGTACATGCACGACACGCCGCAGCAGGGCCTGTTCAACAAGCTCGCCCGCTTCGAGAGTTCGGGCTGCGTGCGCGTTCAGAACGTTCGCGATCTGACGACCTGGCTTCTGCGCGACACGCCCGGCTGGTCGCGTCAGCAGATCGAGGCGACGATCCGTTCGGGTCAGAATTCGCCGATCCAGCTTGCGGTGGAGGTTCCGGTCTACTTCAAATACATCACCGCCTGGGCGGCAACGGACGGCATCGTCCAGTTCCGCGACGACATCTATCAGATGGACGGCGAGCAGGAACTGGCGCTGCAGACCACGACCGGCATCGAGCAGGCTGCAGGTTCGGTCGAGGAGGACTTGCTGCCGCAATAAGGCGATCTGCCTTTCTTTTCGCAAGGCCGTGTATCCCTTGAGGATGCGCGGCCTTTCGCATTCTGGTTCCGGCGCGGCAGGTGGGGGAAATGGCGCAAATCGCACAGCCCGTATTGCCCTTGCCATGCGAGGACGATAAACAGCGTGCCACGGTCTCACAGGAGCTTTGAGAATGAGCGTTTCTTCCGCCGCCAATGACGTATTCTTCAGCCGTTCCCTTGCCGACAGCGATCCGGACATTTTCGGCGCAATCGAGAAGGAACTCGGCCGCCAGCGTCATGAAATCGAGCTGATCGCCTCGGAAAACATCGTCTCGCGCGCCGTTCTGGAAGCGCAGGGCTCGATCATGACTAACAAATATGCCGAGGGTTATCCGGGCAAGCGCTACTATGGCGGCTGCCAGTTCGTCGATATCGCCGAAGAACTCGCGATCGAACGCGCCAAGAAGCTGTTCGGCGTCAATTTCGCCAACGTTCAGCCGAACTCGGGTTCGCAGATGAACCAGGCGGTGTTCCTGGCGCTGCTGCAGCCGGGCGACACCTTCATGGGCCTTGATCTGAACTCGGGCGGTCACCTGACGCACGGTTCGCCGGTCAACATGTCCGGCAAGTGGTTCAACGTCGTGTCCTACGGCGTGCGTGAAGGCGACAACCTGCTCGACATGGATGCCGTTGCCGAAAAGGCACGCACCCACAAGCCGAAGCTGATCATCGCCGGCGGCACTGCCTATTCCCGTATCTGGGACTGGAAGCGCTTCCGCGAGATTGCCGATGAGATCGGTGCATATCTGATGGTCGACATGGCGCACATCGCCGGTCTCGTTGCCGGCAACCAGCATCCGTCGCCGTTCCCGCACTGCCATGTTGCGACGACCACGACGCACAAGTCGCTGCGCGGCCCGCGTGGCGGCATGATCCTCACCAATGACGAGGATCTGGCGAAGAAGTTCAACTCGGCCGTCTTCCCCGGCCTCCAGGGCGGCCCGCTGATGCATGTCATCGCTGCAAAGGCCGTTGCCTTCGGCGAAGCCCTGAAGCCGGAGTTCCAGGACTACGCGGCCCAGATCGTCAAGAACGCCAAGGCGCTTTCGGAAACACTGGTCGCCGGCGGCCTCGACATCGTCTCGGGTGGCACCGACAACCACCTGATCCTGGTCGACCTGCGCAAGAAGAACGCCACCGGCAAGCGCGCCGAGGCGGCTCTCGGCCGCGCCTACGTCACCTGCAACAAGAACGGCATCCCGTTTGATCCGGAAAAGCCCTTCGTTACCTCCGGTATCCGTCTCGGCACCCCGGCCGGCACGACGCGCGGTTTCAAGGAAGCCGAATTCCGCGAGATCGGCAACCTGATCGTCGAAGTTCTCGACGGCCTGAAGGTGGCGAACTCGGATGAAGGCAACGCCACTGTCGAAGCAGGTGTTCGCGAGAAGGTGGTGAAGCTCACCGACCGTTTCCCGATGTACCCTTACCTGTAATCAGGAGCCCGGATGCGCTGCCCCTATTGCGGATCGGAAGACAGCCAGGTGAAGGATAGCCGTCCTGCAGAGGACGGCGCCGCCATTCGCCGCCGGCGCATCTGCCCGGATTGCGGCGGACGCTTCACGACCTTCGAACGGGTGCAGCTGCGGGAACTGATGATCCTGAAAAAGACCGGCCGCAAGGCGCCGTTCGACCGCGACAAGCTGTTGCGGTCGTTCGAGATCGCGCTGCGCAAGCGGCCGGTCGATCGCGACCGGATCGAGCGGGCCGTTTCCGGCATCGTCCGGCGGCTGGAAAGCTCCGGCGAGACGGAAATCCCCTCGGAGGAGATCGGCCTGCAGGTGCTCGAGGCCCTGAAGGGTCTCGACGACGTTGCCTTCGTCCGCTACGCCTCGGTCTATCGCGATTTCTCCCATGCGGAGGATTTCGAGAAGGTGATCGCCGAGATCAGCGCCAAGATCGCGCGCGATCCCGGGGCCTGACCGCCATTGAGGCTGACGCCGCCGAAAGGCGGCGTTTGACGTTTGAGGGTCAAGGAGCGGAACTTCATCGACATGGAAGACACGGCGCAAGACGAACGGTTCATGGTGGAGGCGCTGAGGCTTGCGCATCAGCATCTCGGTGCCACCGGCTCCAATCCCTCCGTCGGCTGCGTGATCGTCCGCAACGATGGCGACGGTCCGAAGATCGTCGGCAGCGCCGTCACCGCGATCGGCGGCCGGCCGCATGCGGAGACGCAGGCTCTGGCCGCGGCTGGAGAGGCGGCGCGTGGCGGGACGGCCTATGTGACGCTCGAACCCTGCTCCCATCACGGCAAGACGCCGCCCTGCGCCGATGCGCTGATTGCAGCCGGTGTGGCCCGTGTCGTCGTTGCGGTGACGGACCCCGACGAAAGGGTCGCAGGCCGCGGGCTTGCCATGCTGCGCGCGGCCGGCATCGACGTCGTGACGGGCGTGCTGGAGGAGGAGGGCGAGCGGGAGCTCGAGGCCTACCTCATGCGCAAGCGCAACAGCCGGCCGTATGTTATCCTGAAACTTGCGGTTTCCGCCGACGGCATGATCGGGCTGAAGGGTCAGGGGCAGGTGCGCATCACCGGCGCGCCGGCCCGCGAGTTCGTGCACCGACTGCGGGCGGAGACCGACGCGATTCTCGTCGGTATCGGCACGGCGATTGCCGACGATCCGGAACTGACCGCCCGTATTCCCGGGCTCGAGCATCGCTCGCCGCTGCGCATCGTCATATGGCGATCTCGACCTGTCGCCCGTTTCGAAACTGGCGCAGACCGCGCGCAACGTTCCGGTGCTCGTCGTGGCAGCGCAGGAGAACGGCTCGGTGGCGTTCAACCAGCGGCGGCAGGCGCTCGAAACGCTCGGCATCGAAGTCGTCGTCTGCGATCCCTCCGCCCCCGGCGATCTGCTCGCCGCGCTGGCCACCCGAGGGGTATCCTCACTTCTGGTCGAGGGTGGCGCACGGACGGCACAGACGTTCCTCAATGCCGGGCTCGTCGACCGGATTTTGCTGTTTACCGGCCCGGCTACCCTTGGCGAAGAGGGGGTGCCATCCCCACTTGATCGGAACCTTTTGCCCGTGGGTTTCCTCCACACGCGGACGGACACCTTCGGTGACGACCTTCTCGACACCTACGAATACGAAAGAGCCCCCTGATGTTCACCGGCATTATCACCGATATCGGCACCGTCGAAACAATCACCCCGCTCGACGAGGGCATCAAGCTGAAGATCGCCACCGCCTATGATCCGAAGGGCATCGACATCGGCGCCTCGATCGCCTGCTCGGGTGTCTGCCTCACGGTGACGACCTTGCCGCAGGAGGGCGCCAACGGTCGCTGGTTCGAGGTCGAGGCGTGGGAAGAGGCGCTGCGGCTGACGACGATCTCGTCCTGGAAGGCCGGGCAGCCGATCAACCTGGAGCGCTCGCTGAAGATCGGCGACGAACTGGGCGGCCATCTCGTCTCCGGTCATGTGGACGGCAAAGCTGAAATCCTCTCGGTCGAGACGGAAGGCGAGGCAACGCGGTTTCGGCTGCGTGCACCGGACCATCTGGCGAAATTCGTCGCGCCCAAGGGTTCGGTCGCCCTCGACGGCACCTCGCTGACGGTCAACGCCGTCGACGGCGCGGAGTTCGACGTGCTGCTCATCCGCCATTCGCTTGAGGTGACGACCTGGGGCCAGCGCAAGGCGGGCGACTTCGTCAATTTCGAGGTCGACACGATGGCGCGCTATGCGGCGCGGCTGGCGGAGTTTCCGGCGCCGAAGGGCGAATGAGTGTGAGGCATTCGCGCCTCAAACAGCAAGACCGAGCCGCCGCAGACCCTCGACACGCAACTCGAAATCGGCAGGGTTCTTGAACGGCAACACACGCCGTCGGTGTTCGATCGAGTAGTCGGGATCGATCCTCAAGGCCTGCGTCCAGGCGGATCGCCCCTCCTCGTTTCGTCCGAGATGGCCGTAGCACGACGCCAGCAAAGCGTGGGCCGTGGCCGACTCCGGATTGCGCGCGAGCCGCTTGCGGAGCGTCTCGGCAGCCAGGTCGAACTGGCCCAGCGAGAGCTGCGCTTCGGCGAGAAATTGCAGCGCAATTTCAGGATAGAAGGGGTCCAGCTGCATGTAGCTTTCGAGCGTCTCGACCGCCTCGGACGCGAGGCCGCTGAAGATCTGGATGTGTGCCTTCAGAACACGCGCGTCCGCCGCACTGGGCTTGAGGGCAATGCAGCGCGCCGCTGCATCGAGAGCCTTGTCGATCTCCCGAGTCCACAACAGGGCGACGCCCATGGCGAAATGCGCCTCGGGCTCTTCGTCGTCCATCACGACGGCGCGACGGGCGAGATCGAGGCCGATCGAC
This genomic window contains:
- a CDS encoding amino acid ABC transporter permease, which codes for MIEFSTWDILRNLLLATRWTILLSLVSFVGGGAVGLLLLFVRISTRKATRAFAKYYIELFQGTPLLMQLFIAFFGLGLFGIDVPAWLAAGLALILWTASFLAEIWRGCVESIAKGQWEASASLGMGRLQQMRYVIFPQALKIAVPPTVGFSVQVVKGTALTSIIGFVELSKAGTVVTNATFQPFTVYGLVALIYFALCWPLSRSSQILERKLNVAHRNH
- a CDS encoding amino acid ABC transporter ATP-binding protein produces the protein MSLIEITEVRKSYGTNEVLKGINLDVEPGEVIAIIGKSGSGKSTLLRCINGLESITQGSISVAGAQLLDDEVHLKALRLKVGMIFQQFNLFPHLTVGGNVILSQTVVKKTAKVEAEAMARKMLDRVGLGHKFDAYPDELSGGQQQRVAIARALAMQPIALLCDEITSALDPELVSEVLAVVRELAAEGMTLLMVTHEMKFARDVCSRVVFMHQGRVHEIGPPQEVFNSPKTPELQQFLGVH
- a CDS encoding DUF1488 domain-containing protein, with amino-acid sequence MTLSFPNSARSYDETKMRVRFTGYDGMFEVKFFVTADVLAKGLVLRTAVERDYLDAFDKMRPKILDVAKRAYNGKRQAMVLLDLSNFR
- a CDS encoding DUF6163 family protein, giving the protein MAPDSVKVPKLSLTETIFGLLLRLVAVACFWFGLNYWALLIGFSFEGSGRFDLLPVPWRVAATALAVVYPVAALGLWLLVSWGPVLWVVAAAAEVTMFGFYPEIFGKKPMLLMMHGAVAVTFVLFRLAIVYQRAKQARAARNDLP
- a CDS encoding MarR family winged helix-turn-helix transcriptional regulator, with amino-acid sequence MNTKMKPQAVAVKDPHEDAIRSLYMESLHLVERLHRRLLDVIKDEFDRSGRSDVNAVQALLLFNIGNSELTAGELRSRGYYLGSNVSYNVKKLVDLGFINHQRSRIDRRSVRISLTDDGQEIAETVAKLYERHIGSIQKVGGIGTDEFGQMNKLLQRLDRFWNDTMLYKL
- a CDS encoding L,D-transpeptidase family protein — translated: MSKKNGIDAFSRRSFLASAAAFGAATWAGGALAQDALDEIINAPRRGAWDDQFDAKASRSATAVVSNTPIFGMDTLANTQNAVAQYQQIVSAGGWPQVNSSVRLEMGVSDPSVQALRQRLIISGDLSQSAGISNAFDSYVDGAVKRFQARHGLPADGVLGEYSMKAMNIAADVRLQQLNTNIVRLQSMSGDLGSRYVVVNIPAAYIEAVENGRVATRHTAVVGRISRPTHIINSKIYEVILNPYWTSPRSIVEKDIVPLMRKDPEYLKKNSIRLIDGQGNEVAPETIDWNAEKAPNLTFRQDPGKTNAMASTKINFHNENNEYMHDTPQQGLFNKLARFESSGCVRVQNVRDLTTWLLRDTPGWSRQQIEATIRSGQNSPIQLAVEVPVYFKYITAWAATDGIVQFRDDIYQMDGEQELALQTTTGIEQAAGSVEEDLLPQ
- the glyA gene encoding serine hydroxymethyltransferase, with amino-acid sequence MSVSSAANDVFFSRSLADSDPDIFGAIEKELGRQRHEIELIASENIVSRAVLEAQGSIMTNKYAEGYPGKRYYGGCQFVDIAEELAIERAKKLFGVNFANVQPNSGSQMNQAVFLALLQPGDTFMGLDLNSGGHLTHGSPVNMSGKWFNVVSYGVREGDNLLDMDAVAEKARTHKPKLIIAGGTAYSRIWDWKRFREIADEIGAYLMVDMAHIAGLVAGNQHPSPFPHCHVATTTTHKSLRGPRGGMILTNDEDLAKKFNSAVFPGLQGGPLMHVIAAKAVAFGEALKPEFQDYAAQIVKNAKALSETLVAGGLDIVSGGTDNHLILVDLRKKNATGKRAEAALGRAYVTCNKNGIPFDPEKPFVTSGIRLGTPAGTTRGFKEAEFREIGNLIVEVLDGLKVANSDEGNATVEAGVREKVVKLTDRFPMYPYL
- the nrdR gene encoding transcriptional regulator NrdR; this translates as MRCPYCGSEDSQVKDSRPAEDGAAIRRRRICPDCGGRFTTFERVQLRELMILKKTGRKAPFDRDKLLRSFEIALRKRPVDRDRIERAVSGIVRRLESSGETEIPSEEIGLQVLEALKGLDDVAFVRYASVYRDFSHAEDFEKVIAEISAKIARDPGA
- a CDS encoding riboflavin synthase — protein: MFTGIITDIGTVETITPLDEGIKLKIATAYDPKGIDIGASIACSGVCLTVTTLPQEGANGRWFEVEAWEEALRLTTISSWKAGQPINLERSLKIGDELGGHLVSGHVDGKAEILSVETEGEATRFRLRAPDHLAKFVAPKGSVALDGTSLTVNAVDGAEFDVLLIRHSLEVTTWGQRKAGDFVNFEVDTMARYAARLAEFPAPKGE